A segment of the Polyangiaceae bacterium genome:
GCAGACAAGTTCGTCACCGATCTGCGCAAGCGCGGTCACGCTGCGTACCGCCAGGCGGCTCACGTGCCCAGCCGCGGCCTGTGGCACCGCGTGCGCATCGGCCCCTTCAAGACGAAGTTTCAGGCCCTGCAGTACAAGAACAAGTTCGAGAAGACCGAGCGCGTCTCGCCCTTCTTGATCGACCCCCACAAGGTCAAGCTCGCCGAAGAGATTCGCAAGTCAAAAATTGCCGCGCGGAAGCGCCGGATGCTCGGCACCGACTGAACCCAGCGCCGCCTCAGAAGTACAGGTTGGCGAACCCGCGCACCGAGTTCGCGTTGGGTTGTGCGCGACCCGCCACGCCAAAGCCGACGTCCTGGCTCACCAGCCAGCGTGTGCTGAACTCGGCGTTCCAGGTGAGCTTCGGCTCCTGCGCCGGAAGCCAGGTCAGTTCGCCGGTGAGCAGACTGACCAGGCGGTGGGTCCAGCGAAAGCGCATGCCGCTGAATGGACCCAGTCCAGCACGTAGCGGCCAGTGATTGATGCCGTCGATCGGGCCCAAACCCAATACGTGGTTGTTCACCATCAGGAATACGGTGAGGCCGTCGTCGAAGGACTCGAGGGTTCCTCCCCCTCCGAGGGTGAGCACTCCAGCGAGGCACTCGTCGCAGCCGTCATCCCGTATCCGTGTGGCACCAGCCCTGACATGCCAGGACGTGTTGCCAGTGAAGCGGTCGAGGGGGGTGAGGGAGATGATGCGAACGAGGGAAAAATCCTCCAAGTAGAGTTTCGGCTCCTCCACGTCGTAGCGTAGCGAGAAGGGCAGGAACTCGATCTGCATGTGCTCTGGGTAGCCGACGGCTGGGTCATCGAGGCCATGCAGAGCCAAGCGACCGTCCAGCTGATGGAAGTAGCCCTGCGATGTGCTGTAGCCCGACCCGAGACCCCAGCGTTGGCTCCCGTGGCCGTTCTCCGGGTGTGCCTCGGGTGGAGGGTCGACGTTGAGCGGACGGCTGGGCACTGCGAGCGCTGCGCGCCGCTCGAGCAAGCGTTGTTTGCGCTCGTCCTCAGCGTCGGTCTTCAGCACATCTCGCGCAACGCTGTAGTCGAGGTAGTCGAGCGCTGCGTCCAGCACACGGACGCGAGCGGCAACCGAGAGGTCGTCGGGGAGCGGCGCCTCAGGATCCGCAGCGAGCAGCGCCAGCGCGCTCCTCTCGTTCGACGAGAGTGACTCGAGCCTGGCCCGAAACTGGGTGCGGTTCGAGGGGCGGAAATGCACCGAGCGTACCAACCCTCCTTCCTTGAACAGGGCTTTAATTGTATCCGCAGGGATAACCGGCCAGCCTAGCTTCGAGAGCAAGTCCGCGCTTGGTCTCGCGACCTCCAGGATCGCCAGGATGTGGTAGGAGCAGTTTTCCGTGAGGTAAAAGTAGTCAAAGTAGTTCGAGCCTAGCTCCCAGATGTGCGCGAGCATCATGTCGAGCTCCGCCTGGCTGAAGTTTAGCTCGTACTCCCACATGTCTCGCGACTCGAAGTCGTTGTATTCGCGGACTTTGTAGTAGTAGGGCAGGCGGCGAAACGTGCCCGGAAACATCCCCGTCAGCCCCTTGAACGCGTAGATGAACGAGTTGTTCGTGTCGACGTTGGCGGAGTAGTCAATTCCATAGTCGAGCAGGTCTTGGCCGCCTTCCGGGTTCTCTCCCGGGTCCTTGTTGATGCGAAGGAAGGTGTGGCCGAAGGCGGACGCCGGGTTGTTCAAGTAATAGGCGGAGAAGACCAGCGTGGCGGCCTGAGGGCGCATTCTGCGGCGGAAGTCCTCGTAGCGGGGACAGCGTCTGGTTGGGAGGCGGCCGAAGTCTATTTGCAGCTCCGCTGCGAGCCAGGCCCGCCGCGCCGGGAACCGACAGAACGGGTGTTGGATCTCCGCGTCGGTCTTGCGTGGTGGTCGAAAGAAGGCACGCAGCGTAGCTTCGAGCTCCGCTTCGGGGTTCGA
Coding sequences within it:
- a CDS encoding DUF4105 domain-containing protein, producing MSRSEHREVLRSGATPFRGRRQTPTRCFALFLVCAVAACCVALPASLAAAAPLTSSKGAAKRTHTKRTKPKLDAKPKRSAAGIRSARQEASRYLDSLIARAAELKLARTRTWQRLLHYRPGVFGWSSEADSRVFFLAADGSSNPEAELEATLRAFFRPPRKTDAEIQHPFCRFPARRAWLAAELQIDFGRLPTRRCPRYEDFRRRMRPQAATLVFSAYYLNNPASAFGHTFLRINKDPGENPEGGQDLLDYGIDYSANVDTNNSFIYAFKGLTGMFPGTFRRLPYYYKVREYNDFESRDMWEYELNFSQAELDMMLAHIWELGSNYFDYFYLTENCSYHILAILEVARPSADLLSKLGWPVIPADTIKALFKEGGLVRSVHFRPSNRTQFRARLESLSSNERSALALLAADPEAPLPDDLSVAARVRVLDAALDYLDYSVARDVLKTDAEDERKQRLLERRAALAVPSRPLNVDPPPEAHPENGHGSQRWGLGSGYSTSQGYFHQLDGRLALHGLDDPAVGYPEHMQIEFLPFSLRYDVEEPKLYLEDFSLVRIISLTPLDRFTGNTSWHVRAGATRIRDDGCDECLAGVLTLGGGGTLESFDDGLTVFLMVNNHVLGLGPIDGINHWPLRAGLGPFSGMRFRWTHRLVSLLTGELTWLPAQEPKLTWNAEFSTRWLVSQDVGFGVAGRAQPNANSVRGFANLYF